In a single window of the Streptomyces sp. NBC_00094 genome:
- the topA gene encoding type I DNA topoisomerase, protein MSPTSETAHGGRRLVIVESPAKAKTIKGYLGPGYVVEASVGHIRDLPSGAAEVPEKYTGEVRRLGVDVEHDFQPIYVVNADKKAQVRKLKELLAESDELFLATDEDREGEAIAWHLQEVLKPKVPVHRMVFHEITKDAIREAVANPRELNQRMVDAQETRRILDRLYGYEVSPVLWKKVMPKLSAGRVQSVATRLVVERERERIAFRSAEYWDLTGTFGTGRSGDASDPSTLVARLAAVDGKRVAQGRDFGADGRLKSDAVLHLDEEKARALAAALADTAFAVRSVESKPYRRSPYAPFRTTTLQQEASRKLGFGAKATMQVAQKLYENGFITYMRTDSTTLSDTAVVAARAQVTQLYGADYLPEKPRVYAGKVKNAQEAHEAIRPSGDRFRTPAETGLSGDQFRLYELIWKRTVASQMKDATGNSVTVKIGGRAADGRDAEFSASGKTITFHGFMKAYVEGADDPNAELDDRERRLPQVAQGDALTVGVPPAQPGGEITVDGHATKPPARYTEASLVKELEEREIGRPSTYASIIGTILDRGYVFKKGTALVPSFLSFAVVNLLETHFGRLVDYDFTARMEDDLDRIARGEAKSVPWLKRFYFGEGDGTGQGGAADAGNGDGDHLGGLKELVTDLGAIDAREISSFPVGNGIVLRVGRYGPYVERGEKDAEGHQRADVPEDLAPDELTVEHAEELLAKPSGDFELGADPVSGNQIVAKDGRYGPYVTEILPEGTPKTGKNAVKPRTASLFKSMALDTVTLEDALRLMSLPRVVGADAEGVEITAQNGRYGPYLKKGTDSRSLTDEEQLFSITLEEALAIYAQPKQRGRAAAKPPLKELGTDPVSEKPVVVKDGRFGPYVTDGETNATLRTDDSVETITPERGYELLAEKRAKGPAKKTAKKAPAKKTTTAKKTATKTAAKKTTAAKTTAAKTTAAKKTAAKKTTAAKKTTAAAKTASAQPE, encoded by the coding sequence TTGTCCCCGACCAGCGAGACCGCACACGGCGGCCGCCGACTCGTCATCGTCGAGTCGCCTGCCAAGGCGAAGACGATCAAGGGCTACCTCGGCCCTGGCTACGTCGTCGAGGCGAGCGTCGGGCACATCCGCGACCTCCCCAGCGGTGCCGCCGAGGTGCCGGAGAAGTACACCGGCGAGGTGCGCCGCCTCGGTGTCGACGTCGAGCATGACTTCCAGCCCATCTATGTCGTCAACGCCGACAAGAAGGCCCAGGTCAGGAAGCTCAAGGAGCTGCTCGCCGAATCCGACGAGCTCTTCCTCGCCACCGATGAGGACCGCGAGGGCGAAGCCATCGCGTGGCACCTCCAGGAAGTCCTGAAGCCCAAGGTCCCGGTCCACCGGATGGTCTTCCACGAGATCACCAAGGACGCGATCCGCGAGGCCGTCGCCAACCCCCGCGAGCTGAACCAGCGGATGGTCGACGCCCAGGAGACCCGCCGTATCCTCGACCGGCTCTACGGCTACGAGGTCTCGCCGGTCCTGTGGAAGAAGGTCATGCCGAAGCTGTCGGCGGGCCGTGTGCAGTCCGTCGCCACCCGGCTCGTCGTCGAGCGGGAGCGCGAGCGCATCGCCTTCCGCTCCGCCGAGTACTGGGACCTCACCGGCACCTTCGGAACCGGCCGCTCCGGCGACGCCTCCGACCCGTCCACGCTGGTCGCACGCCTCGCGGCGGTCGACGGCAAGCGTGTCGCGCAGGGCCGTGACTTCGGCGCCGACGGCCGGCTGAAGTCCGACGCCGTGCTCCACCTGGACGAGGAGAAGGCACGGGCGCTCGCCGCCGCGCTCGCCGACACCGCGTTCGCCGTGCGGTCGGTCGAGTCGAAGCCGTACCGCCGTTCGCCGTACGCCCCCTTCCGCACCACGACCCTCCAGCAGGAGGCGAGCCGCAAGCTGGGCTTCGGTGCGAAGGCGACCATGCAGGTGGCGCAGAAGCTGTACGAGAACGGCTTCATCACCTACATGCGTACGGACTCCACGACCCTGTCCGACACCGCCGTCGTGGCGGCCCGGGCGCAGGTCACGCAGTTGTACGGCGCCGACTACCTGCCGGAGAAGCCGCGCGTCTACGCGGGCAAGGTCAAGAACGCGCAGGAGGCGCACGAGGCGATTCGCCCTTCGGGTGATCGTTTCCGCACCCCGGCGGAGACCGGCCTGAGCGGCGACCAGTTCCGGCTCTACGAGCTGATCTGGAAGCGGACCGTCGCCTCCCAGATGAAGGACGCCACCGGCAACTCGGTCACCGTGAAGATCGGTGGCCGCGCGGCCGACGGCCGCGACGCCGAGTTCAGCGCGTCCGGCAAGACGATCACCTTCCACGGCTTCATGAAGGCCTACGTCGAAGGCGCCGACGACCCGAACGCGGAGCTCGACGACCGCGAGCGGCGCCTGCCGCAGGTCGCCCAGGGCGACGCGCTCACCGTGGGGGTCCCCCCGGCGCAGCCAGGGGGAGAGATCACGGTGGACGGCCACGCGACCAAGCCGCCGGCCCGCTACACCGAGGCCTCGCTGGTCAAGGAGCTCGAAGAGCGCGAGATCGGCCGCCCGTCGACGTACGCGTCGATCATCGGCACGATCCTCGACCGCGGCTACGTCTTCAAGAAGGGCACGGCCCTCGTGCCGTCCTTCCTGAGCTTCGCCGTCGTCAACCTCCTGGAGACGCACTTCGGGCGCCTCGTCGACTACGACTTCACCGCCCGGATGGAGGACGACCTCGACCGCATCGCGCGGGGCGAGGCCAAGTCCGTGCCGTGGCTGAAGCGCTTCTACTTCGGTGAGGGCGACGGCACGGGCCAGGGCGGCGCGGCGGACGCCGGGAACGGCGACGGCGACCACCTCGGCGGCCTCAAGGAGCTCGTCACCGACCTCGGTGCGATCGACGCGCGGGAGATCTCCTCCTTCCCCGTCGGCAACGGCATCGTGCTGCGCGTCGGCCGCTACGGCCCGTACGTCGAGCGCGGCGAGAAGGACGCGGAGGGCCACCAGCGGGCCGACGTCCCCGAGGACCTCGCGCCCGACGAGCTGACCGTCGAGCACGCCGAGGAGCTGCTCGCCAAGCCGAGCGGCGACTTCGAGCTGGGCGCCGACCCGGTCAGCGGCAACCAGATCGTCGCGAAGGACGGCCGCTACGGCCCGTACGTCACGGAGATCCTGCCCGAGGGCACCCCGAAGACCGGCAAGAACGCGGTGAAGCCGCGGACGGCCTCCCTCTTCAAGTCGATGGCGCTCGACACCGTCACTCTGGAGGACGCGCTCCGGCTGATGTCCCTGCCGCGAGTCGTCGGCGCGGACGCCGAGGGCGTCGAGATCACCGCGCAGAACGGCCGCTACGGCCCGTACCTGAAGAAGGGCACGGACTCGCGGTCGCTCACCGACGAGGAGCAGCTCTTCTCGATCACGCTCGAAGAGGCGCTCGCGATCTACGCGCAGCCGAAGCAGCGCGGCCGGGCTGCGGCCAAGCCGCCGCTGAAGGAGCTGGGCACCGACCCGGTCAGCGAGAAGCCGGTCGTCGTCAAGGACGGGCGCTTCGGCCCGTACGTGACGGACGGCGAGACCAACGCCACCCTGCGCACCGACGACAGCGTGGAGACGATCACGCCGGAGCGCGGTTACGAGCTCCTCGCGGAGAAGCGGGCCAAGGGACCGGCGAAGAAGACCGCCAAGAAGGCGCCGGCGAAGAAGACCACGACGGCGAAGAAGACGGCCACGAAGACGGCGGCGAAGAAGACCACCGCCGCCAAGACCACGGCCGCCAAGACGACGGCCGCGAAGAAGACCGCCGCGAAGAAGACCACGGCGGCGAAGAAGACGACCGCGGCCGCGAAGACCGC
- a CDS encoding ABC transporter permease: protein MFRFPGTARLVVVGGAISYRALFNWTTPPMFIGTLLVGPLLQVFFFVFLGRELGVADDRFHLVGNAVLAASASCVYGGTMAVANERRYGTLGAVLLSPRHRVPLWIGRALPYVLNGLFVSAFVLTAAALVLGLPVPVGALPGLGLVLLAAAGACSAFGLALGALGLRFRDVFLVSNVATSGLLLLTGAAVPRESLPEWMRVAGELLPLTHAADAARRLTAGEGLDGALLGTEFAVGAGWGLLAVALLALFERGSRRRATLDVM from the coding sequence ATGTTCCGTTTCCCCGGCACCGCCCGGCTCGTCGTCGTCGGCGGGGCGATCTCCTACCGCGCGCTGTTCAACTGGACGACCCCGCCGATGTTCATCGGAACGCTGCTGGTCGGGCCGCTCCTCCAGGTTTTCTTCTTCGTCTTCCTCGGGAGGGAACTGGGCGTCGCCGACGACCGTTTCCATCTTGTAGGAAACGCCGTCCTCGCAGCTTCCGCCTCCTGCGTGTACGGCGGGACGATGGCCGTCGCCAACGAGCGCCGGTACGGCACGCTGGGCGCCGTCCTGCTGTCGCCCCGGCACCGGGTCCCGCTCTGGATCGGACGAGCCCTCCCGTACGTCCTCAACGGGCTGTTCGTCAGCGCCTTCGTGCTCACCGCCGCCGCGCTCGTGCTCGGGCTGCCCGTGCCCGTCGGGGCGCTGCCCGGGCTCGGTCTGGTGCTGCTCGCCGCCGCCGGTGCCTGTTCGGCCTTCGGGCTCGCGCTGGGGGCGCTCGGACTCCGCTTCCGCGACGTGTTCCTGGTGTCGAACGTGGCGACGTCGGGGCTGCTCCTCCTGACGGGCGCCGCCGTGCCCCGGGAGTCGCTGCCGGAGTGGATGCGGGTCGCGGGCGAGCTGCTGCCGCTCACGCACGCGGCGGACGCGGCGCGGCGGCTGACCGCGGGCGAGGGCCTGGACGGAGCCCTGCTCGGGACCGAGTTCGCGGTCGGCGCGGGGTGGGGGCTGCTCGCCGTCGCCCTGCTGGCCCTCTTCGAGCGCGGCAGCCGACGCCGGGCCACGCTCGACGTGATGTGA